From Lolium perenne isolate Kyuss_39 chromosome 5, Kyuss_2.0, whole genome shotgun sequence, a single genomic window includes:
- the LOC127301902 gene encoding glutathione transferase GST 23: MAEKGVKVFGMWASPMVIRVEWALRLKGVAYEYIDEDLGNKSDALLRCNPVTKKVPVLVHDGEPIAESAIIVEYIDEVWKDGYAIMPADPYERAQARFWAKYADEKCNAAIFPVFTATGEAQSKVVHEAQQCLKTLEKALEGKKFFGGDAFGYLDIVVGWYAHWLPIIEEVSGASVVTEGELPLMKAWFDQILAVDVVKETLPPRDKLLALNKARREQLLSA, encoded by the exons ATGGCTGAGAAGGGCGTGAAGGTGTTTGGCATGTGGGCGAGCCCGATGGTCATCCGGGTGGAGTGGGCGCTCCGGCTGAAGGGCGTCGCCTACGAGTACATCGACGAGGACCTCGGCAACAAGAGCGACGCGCTGCTCCGCTGCAACCCGGTGACCAAGAAGGTTCCGGTGTTGGTCCACGACGGCGAGCCGATCGCCGAGTCCGCCATCATCGTTGAGTACATCGACGAGGTGTGGAAGGATGGCTACGCGATCATGCCAGCCGACCCCTACGAGCGAGCTCAGGCGAGGTTCTGGGCCAAGTATGCCGACGAGAAG TGCAACGCCGCCATCTTCCCGGTCTTCACCGCGACCGGCGAGGCGCAGAGCAAGGTGGTGCACGAGGCCCAACAGTGCCTGAAGACTCTGGAGAAGGCCCTGGAGGGGAAGAAGTTCTTTGGCGGCGACGCCTTCGGGTACCTCGACATCGTCGTCGGGTGGTACGCGCACTGGTTGCCGATCATCGAGGAGGTGTCTGGCGCCAGCGTCGTCACCGAAGGGGAGCTTCCTCTAATGAAGGCGTGGTTCGACCAGATCCTTGCCGTCGACGTGGTGAAGGAGACCCTGCCCCCGAGAGACAAGCTCCTCGCGCTCAACAAGGCTCGCCGTGAGCAGCTTCTATCAGCGTAG